In the genome of Candoia aspera isolate rCanAsp1 chromosome 1, rCanAsp1.hap2, whole genome shotgun sequence, one region contains:
- the LOC134490890 gene encoding prohibitin 1-like translates to MAAKLFESIGKLSLGLVLAGGVVNSTLYNVEAGHRAVIFDRFQGVQDKVVGEGTHFFIPWVQKPIIFDCRSRPHNIPVSTGSKDLQNVNITLRILFRPAIMQLPRIYTTIGEDYGERVLPSITTEILKSVVARFDAEELITQRELVSRQVSEDLSERAASFGLLLDDVSLTHLTFSKDFLDAVEMKQVAQQEAETARFFVEKAEHQKNAAIITAEGDSKAAALIANSLASAGDGLVELRKLEAAEDIAVQLARSHNVTYLPSSLLPPPR, encoded by the coding sequence ATGGCTGCTAAGCTCTTCGAGAGCATTGGCAAACTTAGTTTGGGCCTGGTGCTTGCCGGCGGAGTGGTCAACTCTACTCTTTATAACGTGGAGGCAGGTCACCGGGCTGTCATCTTTGACCGATTCCAGGGTGTTCAGGACAAGGTGGTGGGAGAAGGGACCCATTTTTTCATCCCCTGGGTGCAGAAGCCCATAATTTTTGACTGCCGTTCTCGCCCTCACAACATTCCGGTAAGCACAGGGAGCAAAGATCTCCAGAACGTCAATATTACACTCCGGATCTTGTTCCGGCCAGCGATAATGCAGCTTCCCCGGATTTACACGACAATCGGTGAAGACTATGGCGAGCGAGTGCTGCCCTCCATCACGACCGAGATCCTCAAATCGGTGGTGGCCCGCTTCGATGCAGAGGAGTTGATCACACAGAGGGAGTTGGTCTCCAGGCAGGTGAGCGAAGACCTGTCAGAACGGGCAGCCAGCTTTGGCCTCCTCCTGGATGACGTGTCCTTGACTCATCTGACCTTCAGCAAGGACTTCTTGGATGCAGTAGAAATGAAGCAAGTGGCGCAGCAGGAAGCAGAAACGGCTCGGTTCTTTGTGGAAAAGGCCGAGCACCAGAAGAACGCCGCCATCATCACGGCCGAGGGGGACTCAAAAGCCGCAGCGCTGATTGCCAACTCCCTGGCTTCTGCAGGGGACGGGCTGGTTGAACTGCGCAAACTCGAGGCTGCGGAGGACATAGCAGTACAGCTGGCCCGTTCCCACAATGTTACCTATCTACCATCATCTCTGCTCCCACCGCCTCGATGA